In Dyadobacter sp. NIV53, a single window of DNA contains:
- a CDS encoding MBOAT family protein, producing MLFNSIEFLIFFPVVTVLFFLVKHQYRWILLLAASCYFYMWFRPVYILILAFTIAIDYYAGILIEESAARRKKWFLILSIVANVGVLAVFKYYNFFASVVNTHFDTYSPLLNILLPVGLSFHTFQAMSYTFEVYRGNQKAERHFGIYALYVMFYPQLVAGPIERPQNILHQFYTKHYFDYDRVKSGLILMAWGMFKKVVIADRLAVFVNQVFDHPANYSGPSVITASVFFSFQIFCDFSGYSDIAIGSAQVMGFTLMKNFDRPYSAKSISEFWRRWHISLSSWFRDYLYIPLGGNRVSKPRAYLNLFIIFLVSGFWHGANWNYIIWGALHGFYLIFALLTLKPRMYLLSKSGIARFSWFNDSLQTITTFALVSFAWIFFRADYLDTNAMWNLVKSTGKGWPTFQEFFTTEYFMENICLGQRRRVFFTAIGLICFMEFIHRLQRNRSLRLSISYQPIWIRWTIYSVFLLSILYLGVFNNTPQFIYFQF from the coding sequence ATGTTATTTAATTCCATTGAATTTCTGATCTTCTTTCCTGTTGTTACAGTTCTTTTTTTCCTGGTAAAACATCAATACCGCTGGATATTACTTCTTGCGGCAAGCTGTTACTTTTACATGTGGTTCAGGCCGGTTTATATCCTGATACTGGCATTTACAATTGCAATCGACTATTATGCAGGAATACTGATAGAGGAGTCGGCTGCCAGGCGGAAAAAGTGGTTTTTAATATTGAGTATTGTTGCAAATGTTGGCGTGCTGGCGGTTTTCAAGTACTATAATTTTTTCGCTTCGGTCGTTAATACGCATTTTGATACATATTCACCATTACTGAATATTCTGCTTCCGGTTGGGTTATCTTTTCACACCTTCCAGGCCATGAGCTACACATTCGAGGTTTACCGGGGCAATCAGAAAGCTGAGCGTCATTTTGGGATTTATGCATTGTATGTTATGTTTTATCCTCAATTGGTTGCCGGACCAATCGAACGCCCCCAGAATATTCTTCATCAATTTTACACCAAACATTATTTTGATTACGACCGTGTTAAAAGCGGCCTTATTTTAATGGCTTGGGGTATGTTTAAAAAAGTAGTTATTGCCGACCGGCTGGCTGTATTTGTAAACCAGGTTTTTGATCATCCTGCCAACTATTCAGGACCTTCGGTTATTACCGCATCGGTCTTTTTTTCTTTTCAGATATTCTGCGATTTCTCAGGATACTCAGACATTGCTATTGGTTCAGCCCAGGTAATGGGTTTTACGCTCATGAAGAACTTTGACCGGCCCTATTCTGCCAAAAGTATATCGGAGTTCTGGCGAAGATGGCACATTTCTCTTTCATCCTGGTTCCGCGATTATCTGTATATTCCTCTGGGTGGTAACCGGGTAAGCAAGCCACGTGCTTATCTTAATCTTTTTATCATTTTTCTTGTAAGCGGATTCTGGCACGGAGCCAATTGGAATTATATTATCTGGGGAGCATTACATGGTTTTTATCTCATTTTTGCACTTCTTACCCTGAAACCTAGAATGTATTTGTTATCAAAAAGCGGGATTGCAAGGTTTTCCTGGTTTAACGATTCATTACAAACCATTACCACATTTGCCTTAGTCAGTTTCGCCTGGATTTTCTTTCGCGCAGATTATTTAGATACAAATGCTATGTGGAACCTGGTTAAAAGCACCGGAAAAGGCTGGCCAACATTTCAGGAATTTTTCACTACCGAATATTTTATGGAAAACATATGCCTGGGTCAGCGCCGCAGGGTGTTTTTTACAGCAATAGGGCTCATTTGCTTTATGGAATTCATTCATCGCTTACAAAGGAACAGGAGTTTAAGGTTGTCCATATCTTATCAGCCAATATGGATACGGTGGACAATTTACTCTGTGTTTTTACTATCCATTTTATATCTTGGGGTTTTTAATAATACGCCACAATTTATATACTTCCAGTTTTAA
- the ahcY gene encoding adenosylhomocysteinase has product MATSTETYVPYKVKDISLAEWGRKEITLAEAEMPGLMAIRAEFGPSKPLAGARVAGCLHMTIQTAVLIETLTALGAEVTWSSCNIFSTQDHAAAAIAAAGIPVYAWKGMNEEEFNWCIEQTLFFGEDRKPLNMILDDGGDLTNMVFDEYPELIEGIKGLSEETTTGVLRLYDRLKNGTLHLPAINVNDSVTKSKFDNKYGCRESLVDSIRRATDLMLAGKVAVVAGYGDVGKGSAESLRGAGCRVLVTEIDPICALQAAMDGFEVVTMDEAATRANIFVTATGNYKIITDRHFLKMRDKAVVCNIGHFDNEIDMAWLNGTYGASKSQIKPQVDIYSVEGKDIIILAEGRLVNLGCAMGHPSFVMSCSFSNQTLAQIELWTNTAAYEKKVYVLPKALDEKVAAFHLAHVGAKLETLSDEQAAYIGVTIEGPYKADTYRY; this is encoded by the coding sequence ATGGCAACTTCAACCGAAACATACGTTCCTTACAAGGTTAAAGACATCTCGCTGGCCGAATGGGGTCGTAAAGAAATCACATTAGCAGAAGCTGAAATGCCAGGTTTGATGGCGATTCGTGCTGAATTCGGACCATCAAAACCTCTTGCAGGTGCACGTGTTGCTGGTTGTCTTCACATGACTATCCAAACTGCTGTGCTGATCGAAACACTTACTGCGCTTGGTGCAGAAGTTACCTGGTCATCGTGCAATATATTCTCTACGCAGGATCACGCAGCAGCAGCAATCGCAGCGGCAGGAATTCCTGTGTATGCATGGAAAGGCATGAATGAAGAAGAATTCAACTGGTGTATTGAGCAAACACTTTTCTTTGGAGAAGATCGTAAGCCATTGAATATGATCCTTGATGACGGTGGTGATCTTACCAACATGGTTTTTGATGAATATCCTGAACTGATCGAAGGCATTAAAGGCCTTTCTGAAGAAACTACAACTGGTGTTCTTCGCTTGTATGACCGTTTGAAAAATGGTACGCTTCATTTACCGGCAATCAACGTAAATGATTCTGTTACAAAATCGAAATTTGACAATAAATATGGTTGCCGCGAATCACTTGTAGATTCAATCCGTCGCGCAACTGACTTGATGCTTGCTGGTAAAGTTGCGGTTGTAGCTGGTTACGGTGATGTTGGTAAAGGTTCTGCTGAATCACTTCGTGGTGCAGGATGCCGTGTATTGGTAACTGAAATTGACCCGATCTGTGCACTTCAGGCTGCAATGGACGGTTTTGAAGTTGTAACAATGGATGAGGCTGCTACACGTGCAAATATTTTTGTTACAGCAACAGGAAATTACAAGATCATTACTGATCGCCATTTCCTTAAAATGCGCGATAAAGCTGTGGTTTGTAATATCGGCCACTTCGATAATGAAATTGATATGGCCTGGTTGAACGGAACTTATGGCGCGTCAAAATCTCAGATCAAACCACAGGTTGATATCTATTCTGTTGAAGGAAAAGACATCATCATTCTTGCGGAAGGCCGTTTGGTAAATTTAGGCTGTGCAATGGGTCACCCATCTTTTGTAATGTCCTGCTCATTCTCAAACCAGACTTTGGCTCAGATCGAACTTTGGACTAACACTGCTGCTTACGAGAAAAAAGTATACGTTCTTCCAAAAGCTCTGGATGAAAAAGTTGCTGCTTTCCACCTGGCACACGTTGGTGCAAAACTTGAAACACTTTCTGATGAGCAGGCTGCTTATATTGGTGTTACAATCGAAGGACCTTACAAAGCTGATACTTACAGATATTAA
- a CDS encoding mechanosensitive ion channel family protein gives MILLQISRIVNPITAKLDNWFDASIRFVPNIIIALLILIFFKYLADYVSKIVSRILGRASHNIALVGLISTITKIAIMMTGVFFALGTLGLEKTVASLVAGAGVLALAIGFAFQDLTANFISGAFIAIQRPIKVGDVIETNGYTGRVKSIGLRSVKLDNFAGQQVELPSKDIFQKPIVNFTYSGERRVLLECGVSYHDDLTLVEELATSVIKDFDFLSAIRPVEFNYTKFGDSSIDFQILFWIDQVKIGPGTAKSVAIKAIKKAFDENKISIPYPTRTMEYVPPAKE, from the coding sequence ATGATATTATTACAAATTTCAAGAATAGTAAATCCGATAACTGCCAAGCTGGACAATTGGTTTGATGCCAGTATCAGATTTGTGCCCAATATCATAATCGCCTTACTGATCCTTATATTTTTCAAATATCTGGCAGATTATGTCAGTAAAATTGTATCCAGGATTTTGGGCAGAGCGTCTCACAATATTGCATTGGTTGGTCTAATATCCACCATTACCAAAATTGCTATTATGATGACCGGTGTATTTTTTGCGCTTGGGACATTGGGCCTTGAAAAAACAGTAGCTTCACTGGTTGCCGGTGCGGGAGTTCTTGCTCTTGCAATCGGGTTCGCTTTTCAGGATCTGACTGCCAACTTTATTTCGGGAGCATTTATTGCTATTCAGCGGCCGATCAAAGTAGGCGATGTGATAGAAACCAACGGATATACAGGAAGAGTAAAGTCAATAGGTTTGCGGTCGGTGAAACTGGATAATTTTGCCGGACAGCAGGTAGAACTCCCAAGCAAGGACATTTTCCAGAAGCCGATTGTTAATTTTACTTATTCCGGTGAACGCAGGGTTTTGCTTGAATGCGGCGTTTCATATCACGACGATCTGACACTTGTGGAAGAACTGGCAACGTCCGTCATTAAGGATTTTGATTTTCTGAGTGCAATCAGGCCGGTTGAATTCAATTATACCAAATTTGGAGACAGCAGTATTGATTTCCAGATCTTATTCTGGATCGATCAGGTAAAGATAGGGCCGGGTACAGCTAAAAGTGTAGCTATAAAAGCAATCAAGAAGGCATTTGATGAGAATAAAATTTCAATCCCATATCCAACCCGGACTATGGAATATGTACCACCTGCGAAAGAGTAA
- a CDS encoding anti-sigma factor domain-containing protein yields the protein MNILAYIESGILEEYVLGTVSSQEKQEVECMSHIYPEIKEELLRTESALEEYALKHQMAPPASLKESLFAKMNFDSVDEPRTEEIAGTENTDVEQNLSKEIREGVFVQIPSETIAETKVIEGAFEHPEIREVTPFWAKLAIAASVLLALFAGWSSVQVSELNKRNEEMAANIQILKKDYDYKGLLADMYRNPDFKVIRMAGLEKSPESSVAAFWNQQTNEVMLDVQNLPTPPIGKQYQLWSIVDGKPVDIGMLDGQYSGKVLKMKNTKTGSAAFAITLEKAGGNPSPTMEEMYVMGKV from the coding sequence ATGAATATCTTAGCCTACATAGAGTCCGGTATATTAGAGGAGTATGTATTGGGCACTGTTTCTTCTCAGGAAAAACAGGAAGTGGAGTGTATGTCACATATTTATCCGGAGATAAAGGAAGAGCTGTTGCGGACCGAAAGTGCTTTGGAAGAATACGCACTCAAACATCAGATGGCGCCTCCTGCTTCATTAAAGGAATCACTTTTTGCAAAAATGAATTTTGATTCTGTTGATGAACCAAGGACTGAAGAAATAGCCGGCACTGAAAATACAGATGTTGAACAAAATTTAAGCAAGGAAATCAGGGAAGGTGTATTCGTACAAATTCCATCAGAAACTATTGCTGAAACCAAGGTAATAGAAGGCGCATTTGAACATCCTGAAATAAGAGAGGTAACACCTTTCTGGGCTAAGCTGGCTATTGCTGCTTCCGTTTTGCTTGCTTTGTTTGCAGGATGGTCGTCGGTACAGGTCTCGGAACTCAATAAGAGGAATGAAGAAATGGCCGCCAATATACAAATTCTGAAAAAAGACTACGATTATAAAGGTTTGTTAGCCGATATGTATCGTAATCCCGATTTTAAAGTTATTCGGATGGCAGGTTTGGAAAAGTCCCCGGAAAGTTCGGTGGCCGCATTCTGGAATCAGCAAACAAATGAGGTGATGCTTGACGTACAGAATCTTCCGACTCCTCCTATTGGCAAGCAATATCAGCTGTGGAGTATCGTAGATGGTAAGCCGGTGGATATTGGCATGCTGGACGGGCAATATTCAGGCAAAGTTCTAAAAATGAAAAATACAAAAACCGGCTCTGCTGCTTTTGCCATAACGCTTGAAAAAGCAGGAGGTAATCCAAGCCCAACCATGGAAGAAATGTATGTGATGGGTAAGGTCTGA
- a CDS encoding RNA polymerase sigma factor, giving the protein MKYSEEELVAALKRNERTAFEFLYDHYSGALFNIISKTLRDEEKAADVMQESFLKIWKNIASYNPEKGRLFTWIMNIARNGAIDAVRVEGRKPIMDDIENVAVRNERDVSEDSQTTSSEMKAIIDMLRPERKVLIDMAYFQGYTHEEISEELHIPLGTVKSRIRTALQELKQHFAV; this is encoded by the coding sequence GTGAAATATTCGGAGGAAGAATTGGTAGCGGCTCTGAAAAGAAATGAGCGGACTGCTTTTGAATTTCTGTACGATCACTACTCAGGGGCTTTGTTTAATATCATTTCGAAAACGTTGAGGGACGAGGAGAAAGCGGCCGATGTAATGCAGGAATCTTTCTTAAAAATCTGGAAAAATATAGCTTCATATAATCCGGAAAAGGGAAGGTTGTTTACATGGATCATGAACATTGCACGGAATGGTGCAATAGATGCCGTACGTGTAGAAGGGAGGAAACCAATAATGGATGATATCGAAAACGTGGCTGTCCGGAATGAAAGAGATGTATCAGAAGATTCACAGACAACAAGTTCGGAAATGAAAGCAATTATCGATATGCTGAGGCCCGAAAGGAAAGTTCTAATTGATATGGCCTATTTTCAGGGTTATACACATGAAGAAATTTCCGAAGAATTGCACATACCATTGGGTACGGTAAAATCAAGAATCCGAACAGCGTTACAGGAGTTAAAACAACACTTTGCAGTATGA
- the gldF gene encoding gliding motility-associated ABC transporter permease subunit GldF, with protein MLAIFQKEIGSFFNSLIAYIVMAVFLTAVGLIVWVFPDSNILDYGYADLGSFFKLAPYVLLFLIPAITMRSLAEESRTGTLELLLTKPLRNRDLILGKFFANWALVLITISPTILYYISVYQLGNPKGNIDSAAVFGSYIGLILFCGVLVAMGIWCSSLNDNQIVAFILGVFLGFIWYIGFGAVSLLLESGFFAGLFSWMALDAQYSALGKGLVDSRNVIYLISLMVLFLVFTYWQVEKLRK; from the coding sequence GTGTTAGCAATTTTTCAGAAAGAAATTGGCAGTTTTTTTAATTCCCTGATTGCCTATATTGTAATGGCTGTCTTTTTAACGGCTGTCGGTTTGATCGTCTGGGTTTTTCCTGATTCCAACATACTGGATTATGGATATGCTGACCTTGGTTCTTTCTTCAAATTGGCACCTTATGTGTTGCTTTTTCTAATCCCTGCCATTACAATGAGGTCGCTGGCAGAAGAGAGCCGGACAGGTACACTGGAATTGCTTCTTACCAAACCGCTTCGTAACCGCGACCTGATCCTGGGAAAGTTTTTTGCTAACTGGGCTTTAGTACTAATTACAATTTCACCCACAATACTCTATTACATCAGTGTATACCAGTTAGGTAATCCCAAAGGTAATATTGACTCAGCAGCCGTATTCGGGTCTTATATAGGCTTAATACTTTTTTGCGGCGTATTAGTTGCTATGGGAATATGGTGCTCTTCACTCAATGATAATCAGATAGTTGCTTTTATTTTAGGTGTTTTTCTTGGGTTTATCTGGTATATCGGTTTTGGCGCGGTTTCTTTACTTTTAGAAAGCGGCTTTTTTGCCGGGTTATTTTCATGGATGGCTTTAGATGCTCAGTACAGCGCTTTGGGAAAAGGCCTTGTCGATTCAAGGAACGTAATATATCTGATCAGCCTGATGGTACTTTTTCTGGTATTTACTTACTGGCAGGTTGAAAAACTGAGGAAATAA
- a CDS encoding DUF4199 domain-containing protein yields MEEKASTARVALKFGVVGAVIIMVYTTILNVTGLSQNQLLSTLSFVFLIVVIVLAMKDFRQQNKGFMSYGEGLGLGALLSAVLGFLSSMFTMFYIRFIDPELMTKVMDKAREDMEAKGMDDSQIDQAMELSQKFMSPGITFAMGVFMYILMGFILSLIISAILRKEKPVFE; encoded by the coding sequence ATGGAAGAAAAAGCATCTACCGCCCGTGTGGCTCTGAAATTCGGAGTTGTGGGCGCTGTGATTATTATGGTTTATACAACAATTCTTAATGTTACAGGACTTTCCCAAAATCAGCTGTTATCGACATTGTCATTTGTATTTCTGATTGTAGTGATTGTTTTGGCCATGAAAGATTTTCGTCAGCAGAATAAAGGTTTCATGTCCTATGGCGAAGGATTGGGACTTGGCGCTTTATTATCGGCAGTATTGGGTTTTCTATCTTCGATGTTTACCATGTTTTATATAAGGTTCATCGATCCTGAACTAATGACAAAAGTAATGGATAAAGCCCGTGAAGATATGGAAGCAAAAGGTATGGATGATTCCCAGATTGATCAGGCCATGGAGCTCTCCCAGAAATTTATGTCACCGGGAATTACATTTGCTATGGGCGTTTTTATGTATATACTGATGGGCTTTATCCTTTCGCTTATTATTTCGGCAATCCTTCGTAAAGAAAAACCGGTGTTTGAGTAA
- a CDS encoding DUF4199 domain-containing protein, whose product MQQIIDYFNKPLLKVSMVFGLITGLLVFIFFLGLYFLKAEPLSNIRVMDMGIFIILISGACWYYRKNVGNGLLHLWEALTIGYVVLCVAAIINGWLIYLFVSYIDPSVFTDYISAGLELLNHDRKTQLSYLTDPEFLDMYKVVQNNKPSIIIKNEIVQKFILGIIPILVISLIFRRQDYGIYNK is encoded by the coding sequence ATGCAACAAATAATTGATTATTTTAATAAACCACTGCTAAAAGTTTCCATGGTCTTCGGTCTGATTACGGGACTGCTGGTATTTATATTTTTTCTTGGATTATATTTTTTAAAAGCTGAGCCCCTTAGTAATATACGTGTAATGGATATGGGGATTTTTATCATTCTAATTTCGGGCGCATGCTGGTATTACCGCAAGAATGTTGGAAATGGGTTGCTGCATTTATGGGAAGCACTTACGATTGGTTATGTGGTGCTTTGTGTAGCTGCCATCATTAACGGATGGCTGATTTACTTATTCGTTTCTTATATAGATCCGAGTGTTTTTACGGATTATATTTCGGCGGGATTAGAACTGCTGAATCATGATCGCAAGACGCAATTAAGTTACCTTACTGATCCGGAATTTTTGGATATGTATAAAGTGGTGCAAAATAATAAACCATCTATTATTATTAAAAATGAAATTGTTCAGAAGTTCATTTTAGGCATTATCCCGATTCTTGTCATATCCCTTATTTTCAGAAGACAGGATTACGGCATTTATAACAAATAG
- a CDS encoding dihydroorotase family protein gives MKLLVRSVRIIDKKSPFNGQLKDLLIENGKLKQIGENLEAGNAEIKEGAGLCVSVGWVDMRVASRDPGFEHKEDLASVRVAAARGGFTEIVLLPNSEPVVHSKDTLTYIRQSGSGGLVKLHVAAAITRKAQGIDFTEMIDLHEAGAIAFTDGENPVQNADLFLKTILYLQPMNALLMNRPEERQLTLYGQMHEGVTSTLIGMKGMPSLAEEMMLNRDLKLLEYALEKSMYVSQSPALHISLISTKEAVGLIRNAKLKGLPVSCDVAAHQLAFQDSDLLDFDTNLKVNPPFRSSDDISALRTGLADGTINAIVSDHNPHDEESKNLEFDHADFGITGLETAFSLSVMYSGLSIEDIIEKLTSQPRYILRLQEEHIQEGADANLTFFESGTEWVFDKSYSKSKNTPFLGKTLKGKVRGVINNNKLEWFD, from the coding sequence ATGAAATTATTAGTTCGCTCAGTTCGGATAATAGACAAGAAATCCCCTTTCAACGGTCAGTTAAAAGATTTACTGATAGAAAACGGAAAATTAAAACAGATTGGGGAAAACCTGGAAGCAGGCAATGCTGAAATAAAAGAAGGAGCAGGGCTCTGCGTTTCGGTTGGATGGGTTGATATGCGTGTAGCTTCCCGTGATCCGGGTTTTGAACATAAAGAAGATCTGGCATCTGTTCGTGTTGCAGCAGCCCGCGGTGGATTCACAGAAATTGTGTTATTGCCCAATTCCGAGCCGGTAGTGCATAGTAAAGATACGCTGACCTATATTCGTCAGTCGGGCAGTGGCGGGCTGGTAAAACTACACGTCGCAGCGGCCATCACACGTAAAGCACAGGGGATTGATTTTACAGAAATGATCGACCTGCACGAAGCCGGGGCTATCGCTTTTACAGATGGCGAAAATCCTGTTCAGAATGCAGATCTTTTCCTGAAAACGATCCTGTATTTACAACCCATGAATGCACTGCTGATGAATCGCCCGGAAGAACGCCAGCTGACATTGTACGGACAAATGCATGAAGGTGTAACGAGCACGCTGATCGGAATGAAAGGGATGCCTTCCCTGGCAGAAGAAATGATGCTGAACCGGGATTTGAAATTACTGGAATATGCACTTGAAAAAAGTATGTATGTTTCCCAGTCTCCAGCATTACATATTTCGTTGATCTCAACAAAAGAAGCTGTTGGCCTGATCAGAAATGCCAAATTAAAAGGTTTGCCGGTTTCATGTGATGTAGCAGCACATCAGTTAGCATTTCAGGATAGTGATTTGCTAGATTTTGATACGAATCTGAAAGTAAATCCACCTTTCCGTTCCTCTGATGACATATCTGCTCTTCGCACAGGTCTGGCCGACGGAACTATTAATGCAATCGTTTCGGATCATAATCCGCATGATGAGGAAAGTAAAAATCTCGAATTTGATCACGCTGATTTTGGTATAACCGGACTGGAAACTGCTTTTTCATTGTCGGTAATGTATAGTGGTTTGTCCATTGAAGATATTATTGAAAAGCTAACTTCCCAGCCAAGATACATTTTAAGGTTACAGGAAGAACATATTCAGGAAGGCGCAGATGCCAACCTTACTTTTTTTGAAAGTGGTACCGAATGGGTTTTTGATAAAAGTTATTCAAAATCAAAAAATACCCCATTTTTAGGAAAAACCCTGAAAGGCAAAGTACGCGGTGTAATCAATAATAATAAACTGGAATGGTTTGATTAA
- the gcvH gene encoding glycine cleavage system protein GcvH, which translates to MDFPSELKYTEDHEWIRIEGDTAFIGITDHAQQELGDIVYVDINTVGDALKKGEVFGSVEAVKTVSDLFIPLDGTVVEVNDELDGEPELVNSDPYGKGWMVKVTLSNPGDMDGLLSAEDYQKFIGA; encoded by the coding sequence ATGGATTTCCCATCTGAACTGAAATATACCGAAGATCATGAATGGATTCGTATCGAAGGAGATACTGCATTTATAGGAATTACAGACCACGCACAACAGGAGCTTGGTGATATTGTTTATGTTGATATCAATACTGTTGGTGATGCTTTAAAAAAAGGAGAAGTTTTTGGATCGGTTGAAGCGGTAAAAACAGTTTCAGATTTATTTATTCCTCTGGACGGAACAGTAGTGGAAGTGAACGATGAGCTGGATGGCGAACCGGAGCTGGTTAATTCTGATCCTTACGGAAAAGGCTGGATGGTTAAAGTAACTTTATCAAATCCCGGTGATATGGACGGGCTACTTTCAGCAGAAGATTACCAAAAATTTATAGGTGCCTGA